In Panulirus ornatus isolate Po-2019 chromosome 59, ASM3632096v1, whole genome shotgun sequence, the following are encoded in one genomic region:
- the Alr gene encoding uncharacterized protein Alr: MTSQAAAVGSARLGKAKNAPKEDASSESSLGSSSRQESVFATTSKVNDDDASKGTTLDEEVEVPLWGNAAKYGCPADSLSLGRGSWQLLHSMAAYYPTHPTSKEQDDMKSFILLFSKFYPCQPCAEDFREW; this comes from the exons ATGACAAGCCAGGCAGCGGCGGTGGGATCTGCCAGGCTGGGTAAG GCCAAGAATGCCCCTAAAGAAGATGCTTCTTCTGAAAGTAGCTTGGGGAGCTCCTCCAGACAGGAATCTGTCTTTGCAACAACGAGtaaagtgaatgatgatgatgctagtaaAGGAACTACTCTTGATGAGGAAGTAGAAGTACCACTGTGGG GTAATGCAGCTAAGTATGGCTGTCCAGCAGATAGTTTATCACTTGGACGGGGTTCTTGGCAGCTTCTGCACTCGATGGCTGCATACTACCCTACCCACCCAACATCCAAGGAACAGGATGATATGAAGTCATTTATCTTGCTCTTTTCAAAGTTCTACCCTTGCCAGCCTTGTGCAGAAGATTTCAGAGAATGGTAa